One Pyrococcus furiosus DSM 3638 genomic window, TGGAATGACTGCAGGGGTTATAGGAGGAGGGGGCTTTAAGTTTGCAGAACCAACAACTGAGAATCTGATAAAGAGTGCTATCCTCTTTGGAGCTGGATTGTTGGTTGGCCTAACTGGATTGTCTGCAATACCCCAGGGAATTATAGCTAGCTCTGGTATTGGAGCTGTAAGTAAGAATCCAAAGACATTCACTCAGAACTTGATATTTGCTGCAATGGCAGAGACAATGGCTATCTTTGGTCTTGTAGGGGCAATACTCCTAATAATGAGCCTCTGATCTCTCTATTTATTTAACCTTGGAGGAAAGAAAAATGAATGGGGCACAGGTCATAATTCAAGAAATAAACAGGGAAGCTGAGCAGAAGATAAAATATATTCTTGATGAAGCGAGAAAAGAAGCAGAAAAAATCAAAGAAGAGGCCAGAAAAAGAGGAGAAAGTAGAGCTGAATGGATATTAAGAAAGGCTAAAACTCAGGCTGAACTTGAAAAGCAGAGAATTATAGCTACAGCAAGACTGGAAGTGAGAAGAAAAAAGCTCTCACTGCAGGAAGAG contains:
- a CDS encoding V-type ATP synthase subunit K (produces ATP from ADP in the presence of a proton gradient across the membrane; the K subunit is a nonenzymatic component which binds the dimeric form by interacting with the G and E subunits) codes for the protein MDPIVYVALGMALGAGIAGAASSFGVGIAGAAAAGAVAEDERNFRNALILEGLPMTQSIYGLITLFLIGMTAGVIGGGGFKFAEPTTENLIKSAILFGAGLLVGLTGLSAIPQGIIASSGIGAVSKNPKTFTQNLIFAAMAETMAIFGLVGAILLIMSL